In one Candidatus Nomurabacteria bacterium genomic region, the following are encoded:
- a CDS encoding histidine phosphatase family protein, giving the protein MLILIRHGSYSIRDGSLDELGIAQAKAIGDYLSGQVKPTVIFHSPAQRTTEMARIIADRLHVQTEVDLSLAETSNPLSYGPPFLDNTYTIAVTHLPTIRNIFRLWAIHWNIVPPVEIPIASVFLIDRTTQSIQKLSD; this is encoded by the coding sequence ATGTTGATTCTTATCCGACACGGTTCTTACTCTATCCGTGATGGCTCGCTAGATGAGCTTGGGATTGCGCAGGCAAAAGCCATCGGTGATTACCTATCAGGGCAGGTGAAGCCTACGGTCATCTTTCACTCCCCTGCCCAACGAACAACCGAGATGGCGCGCATTATTGCCGATCGACTCCATGTACAAACCGAAGTCGATTTAAGCTTAGCCGAAACAAGCAATCCGCTAAGTTATGGTCCACCGTTTTTAGATAATACCTATACGATCGCCGTCACACATTTGCCGACCATAAGAAATATCTTTCGTCTTTGGGCAATACATTGGAATATCGTCCCGCCTGTAGAAATACCCATCGCAAGCGTCTTTCTCATAGACCGCACTACGCAATCAATACAAAAACTCTCCGACTAA
- a CDS encoding isoleucine--tRNA ligase, whose protein sequence is MSDKNRSEQPKAALFPKMEEEISAYWKKQEIFRRSLEERPENKTFHFYDGPPFATGLPHYGHLLQSAIKDVVPRYWTMKGYRVPRVWGWDCHGLPIENIVEKQLNLGTKHAIEEYGIGKFNEQCRQNIFTYEKEWERYVHRFGRWVDFENSYKTMDNTYIESEWWAFSELVKKELVYKGVRVSQYCPRCATAISNQEVSMGEYVEQKDPALTVTFPFVDDEKTAFLAWTTTPWTLPANTGLTVNANLEYVGVKPKDSTMTYVVVEARVAHYFGEDPSAYEIVWKKKGSELVGQRYVPVLEIKKPEGDAYRVVAGEHVTDTDGTGIVHTAPAFGEEDFQMHQKHQLPILMTVDDEGNFDADMGAFAGIAINDAHGVVIDALKTADRLFKKESILHNVATCWRCTTRLMFKAQPAWYVDINKLRPTMIKAAEGINWHPEHFKEGRFGKGLETAPDWNISRTRYWGSPIPVWETEDGERVVISSIEELKKRAKPGTMPEKLDLHRPMIDEVIVLTDSGKEAKRIPEVFDTWFDSGSMPFASIHYPFQHAKTFESGFPADFIGEAQDQTRGWFYSLHVLSSALFGKPAFKNVICTGLVLAEDGKKMSKSLKNYPDPWEVFETHGVDAVRYYLTTSPVVEAESLNFSERDLQTIVRGFLNLFWNIKTFYLTFAEDTDVKLDKPKSAHVLDRWILSRLNQLTAEMTEAFDAYDLVKAGRPLRFFVEDLSTWWLRRSRDRMKSENAYEKLDALKTLLEVLLETSKLMAPFTPFIAEKVYLEVGGKLASVHLEKWPKADDRVIDERLMLDMQWVRDAASRAHELRSQAKLPVRQALASLTIKVKDAEEAARLMRQTDLLGILAEETNVEVARVESDNAIDTAWTLELDTVITPELKKKGMKREFIRNVMNLRKEGGFVPTDLAIVEWDFSGEAKEVIEAEKESLLKELRAKEVSFVADLEGEEAQVGDDKGKIRLSK, encoded by the coding sequence ATGTCAGACAAAAACCGTTCCGAACAGCCCAAAGCAGCACTCTTTCCAAAAATGGAAGAAGAAATCAGCGCCTACTGGAAAAAACAAGAGATTTTTCGTCGCTCGCTAGAAGAACGGCCAGAAAATAAAACATTCCATTTTTACGATGGGCCTCCTTTTGCGACGGGTTTACCGCATTACGGTCATCTCCTACAATCCGCGATCAAAGATGTTGTCCCACGCTATTGGACGATGAAGGGTTATCGCGTTCCTCGTGTATGGGGTTGGGATTGTCACGGCTTGCCAATTGAGAATATTGTTGAGAAGCAATTAAACCTTGGCACAAAACACGCCATCGAAGAATACGGTATTGGTAAGTTTAACGAGCAATGTCGTCAAAATATATTTACGTACGAAAAAGAATGGGAGCGCTATGTCCATCGTTTTGGTCGCTGGGTGGATTTTGAGAACTCCTATAAGACGATGGATAATACCTATATCGAATCGGAGTGGTGGGCTTTTTCTGAACTCGTCAAAAAAGAACTTGTTTATAAAGGTGTTCGCGTTTCTCAATACTGTCCACGTTGTGCGACAGCGATTTCTAATCAAGAAGTTTCGATGGGAGAATATGTCGAGCAAAAAGATCCAGCGCTCACCGTAACGTTTCCTTTTGTGGATGACGAAAAAACGGCCTTCTTAGCTTGGACAACAACACCTTGGACATTGCCAGCTAATACCGGTCTCACGGTCAATGCAAATCTAGAATACGTTGGAGTAAAACCAAAAGATTCAACGATGACCTATGTCGTTGTCGAAGCGCGCGTGGCGCATTATTTTGGTGAGGATCCTAGCGCCTACGAAATCGTTTGGAAGAAAAAGGGGAGCGAGCTTGTCGGTCAACGTTATGTGCCTGTTCTCGAAATAAAAAAACCAGAAGGTGATGCGTATCGCGTTGTGGCCGGTGAGCATGTAACAGACACGGATGGTACCGGTATCGTGCATACCGCTCCTGCTTTTGGTGAAGAAGATTTTCAGATGCATCAAAAACATCAGCTTCCTATTTTAATGACGGTTGATGATGAAGGAAATTTTGATGCAGACATGGGTGCTTTTGCCGGCATCGCTATTAATGATGCGCACGGTGTGGTGATTGATGCCTTAAAAACAGCAGATCGTTTATTTAAAAAAGAAAGTATCTTGCATAATGTTGCAACATGTTGGCGTTGTACGACGCGTCTGATGTTTAAGGCGCAACCAGCTTGGTATGTAGATATCAATAAGCTTCGCCCAACTATGATTAAGGCGGCAGAAGGCATTAACTGGCATCCAGAACATTTTAAAGAAGGTCGCTTTGGCAAAGGTCTAGAAACAGCACCAGACTGGAATATCTCACGCACACGTTATTGGGGTTCGCCAATCCCAGTATGGGAAACCGAAGACGGTGAACGTGTCGTAATTTCTTCGATTGAAGAACTCAAGAAGCGTGCTAAACCGGGTACAATGCCTGAAAAACTCGATCTTCATCGTCCAATGATTGATGAGGTGATTGTGCTTACAGATTCAGGCAAAGAAGCAAAGCGCATTCCAGAAGTCTTTGACACTTGGTTTGATTCGGGGAGTATGCCATTTGCGTCCATCCATTATCCGTTTCAGCATGCAAAAACGTTTGAGTCAGGCTTCCCAGCAGACTTTATTGGTGAGGCGCAAGATCAAACACGTGGATGGTTCTATTCATTGCATGTGCTTTCGTCAGCGCTTTTTGGTAAGCCGGCATTTAAAAATGTTATTTGTACCGGTCTAGTATTGGCAGAAGATGGCAAAAAGATGTCAAAAAGTCTCAAAAATTATCCAGATCCATGGGAGGTTTTTGAAACGCATGGCGTAGACGCTGTACGTTATTACCTCACAACATCACCTGTTGTAGAGGCAGAATCACTCAATTTTTCTGAACGTGATCTCCAGACTATTGTTCGTGGATTCTTGAATCTCTTTTGGAATATCAAAACGTTCTATCTTACCTTTGCAGAAGACACGGATGTAAAACTTGATAAGCCAAAGAGCGCGCATGTATTAGATCGTTGGATTCTTTCGCGTCTCAATCAGCTTACCGCGGAGATGACAGAGGCGTTTGACGCCTACGATCTCGTAAAAGCCGGTAGACCACTTCGCTTTTTTGTCGAAGATCTTTCGACGTGGTGGTTACGTCGCTCTCGTGATCGTATGAAGTCAGAAAATGCGTACGAAAAACTTGATGCGCTAAAAACGTTGTTAGAGGTATTACTTGAGACGTCTAAGCTCATGGCACCATTTACGCCGTTTATTGCAGAAAAAGTGTACCTCGAAGTTGGCGGCAAGCTCGCATCCGTACATCTAGAAAAATGGCCAAAAGCCGATGATCGCGTCATCGACGAACGTTTGATGCTTGATATGCAATGGGTACGTGACGCCGCATCTCGCGCGCACGAACTTCGCTCACAAGCCAAACTTCCTGTAAGGCAAGCATTGGCTTCACTCACCATCAAAGTAAAAGATGCAGAAGAGGCAGCAAGACTCATGCGACAAACAGATCTCTTAGGTATTCTTGCAGAAGAAACAAATGTAGAAGTGGCACGCGTTGAATCAGATAATGCGATTGATACAGCATGGACACTTGAGCTTGATACCGTTATTACCCCAGAATTAAAGAAGAAGGGCATGAAGCGCGAATTTATCCGTAACGTCATGAATCTTCGTAAAGAAGGTGGATTTGTTCCAACGGATCTCGCGATCGTTGAATGGGATTTTTCTGGCGAAGCAAAAGAGGTGATCGAAGCAGAAAAAGAAAGTCTTCTTAAAGAGCTACGTGCTAAAGAAGTAAGCTTTGTTGCGGATCTCGAGGGTGAAGAGGCGCAGGTAGGGGATGATAAAGGAAAGATCAGATTGAGCAAATAA
- a CDS encoding NUDIX hydrolase, whose translation MIVFTKPEAFNPSFRVAGCFLSFEGRFLLLQRAVHDESFASHWGAPGGGIDEGESPAEAVLREVREETGLHFEIADLEELGAGYVTIDGKEKQFEYHMYRIHIETEPELSLDENEHQSHAWVTAEEALELPLVADMDECVREVWLR comes from the coding sequence ATGATCGTTTTTACGAAACCTGAGGCTTTTAACCCATCTTTTCGAGTGGCGGGATGTTTTTTATCGTTTGAGGGTCGCTTTTTGCTTTTGCAGCGTGCCGTGCATGACGAGAGTTTCGCCTCACATTGGGGAGCGCCTGGAGGCGGGATTGACGAAGGGGAGTCACCGGCTGAAGCAGTCTTGCGAGAAGTCCGCGAAGAGACAGGCCTTCATTTTGAGATCGCCGATCTAGAGGAGCTAGGCGCAGGCTATGTGACGATCGATGGTAAAGAAAAACAGTTTGAATATCACATGTATCGTATTCATATCGAAACAGAGCCCGAACTAAGCTTAGATGAGAACGAACACCAATCGCATGCCTGGGTAACCGCAGAAGAAGCATTAGAACTACCCCTTGTTGCTGATATGGATGAATGCGTAAGAGAGGTTTGGTTGCGATAG
- a CDS encoding transketolase: MSKRAHLSIRDLELLAYELRQDVIQALVEAKSGHSAGPLGTAELFAALYFSVMNVDPKKPNLPNRDRFVLSNAHICPILYATLARKGFCDRQDFLKNLRKIGHPFQGHSNNHWNIGIETCGGPLAQGVSQAVGMALYARQTKQDWRTYLMTGDGELDEGQCWEGFMFAGKERLNNLVAIVDRNNIQIDGFTENIMPLEPLADKFKAFGWHVISIDGHNVRAILDAFQKAEAIYEKPTVIIAHTIPGKGVHFMERDYVWHGKPPNPEEAKLALKELRTLQGRIKSEHE, translated from the coding sequence ATGTCTAAACGTGCGCACCTTTCTATAAGAGACTTAGAGCTCTTAGCCTACGAATTACGCCAAGATGTTATCCAGGCACTCGTAGAAGCAAAATCCGGTCACTCAGCTGGTCCGCTAGGCACTGCCGAGCTATTTGCAGCACTCTATTTTTCGGTCATGAATGTTGATCCGAAAAAACCCAATCTCCCCAACCGTGATCGCTTTGTCCTATCTAATGCCCATATCTGCCCTATTCTCTATGCGACACTCGCTCGAAAAGGCTTTTGTGATCGACAAGACTTTTTAAAAAACCTGCGCAAAATCGGTCATCCATTTCAAGGCCACTCAAATAATCACTGGAATATCGGCATCGAAACTTGCGGAGGACCGCTAGCTCAAGGCGTCTCACAAGCTGTTGGGATGGCTTTATACGCAAGACAAACAAAACAAGATTGGCGTACCTACCTTATGACTGGTGATGGCGAACTCGACGAAGGTCAGTGCTGGGAAGGCTTTATGTTTGCCGGCAAAGAACGCTTGAATAACCTTGTAGCTATCGTTGACCGTAACAATATTCAAATTGATGGCTTTACAGAAAATATCATGCCGCTCGAACCACTTGCGGATAAATTTAAAGCCTTTGGCTGGCATGTTATTTCTATCGATGGTCATAATGTTCGTGCAATTTTAGATGCGTTTCAAAAGGCCGAAGCGATTTACGAAAAACCTACCGTGATTATCGCACACACTATACCAGGTAAAGGCGTGCACTTTATGGAACGTGATTATGTTTGGCATGGCAAACCACCAAATCCAGAAGAAGCAAAACTCGCCCTAAAAGAATTACGCACACTCCAGGGGCGCATTAAATCCGAACACGAATAA
- a CDS encoding cupredoxin domain-containing protein: protein MKLMFSRAVATLATASMLAAPLAAGAATTGAFNAGDLIKASGAAVYYFAPNGKRYVFPNDKTYFTWYKDFSGVRTISDGALSSIPLGGNVTYRPGYKMVKITTDPRTYVVDQGGILRQIGSEQLAQTLYGPTWNSQVDDIPDAFFVNYRLGTQIQTASDYNPENVKTLTTTISQDKQFDETLATITIGSVSNGFVPATLTVKKGTTVTWTNRDIVVHSVVGNGFNSGDVKPGDSYSKQFNTVGSFDYSDTINPVMQGTINVQ from the coding sequence ATGAAGCTCATGTTCTCCCGCGCTGTCGCAACACTTGCAACAGCTTCTATGCTCGCAGCACCACTCGCTGCAGGCGCTGCTACAACAGGTGCATTTAACGCTGGTGACCTTATTAAGGCATCCGGTGCAGCTGTTTACTACTTTGCACCTAACGGTAAGCGCTATGTCTTTCCAAACGACAAGACCTACTTTACTTGGTACAAAGATTTTTCCGGTGTACGTACCATCTCTGATGGCGCACTTTCATCCATCCCACTAGGCGGCAACGTTACGTATCGCCCTGGTTACAAGATGGTAAAGATCACGACTGATCCACGTACATACGTTGTTGATCAAGGTGGTATTCTTCGCCAAATTGGTTCTGAGCAACTTGCTCAAACGCTTTACGGTCCAACATGGAACAGCCAAGTTGATGATATCCCTGATGCGTTCTTTGTAAACTATCGCTTAGGTACACAGATCCAAACCGCTTCTGATTACAACCCAGAAAACGTAAAGACACTTACCACAACCATTTCGCAAGACAAGCAATTTGATGAAACTCTCGCAACCATCACGATTGGTAGCGTATCAAATGGCTTTGTCCCAGCAACGCTTACGGTAAAGAAAGGCACGACAGTTACCTGGACAAACCGTGATATCGTCGTTCACTCTGTAGTAGGTAATGGCTTTAACTCTGGTGATGTAAAACCAGGTGACAGCTACTCGAAACAATTCAACACCGTTGGATCATTCGACTACTCAGACACTATCAACCCTGTTATGCAGGGTACGATCAACGTTCAATAA
- a CDS encoding RpiB/LacA/LacB family sugar-phosphate isomerase, whose product MSKKTPIYLAADHAGFALKEKIKTFLEKNREIIDLSPALKKEDDYPLHAQKVALALLDNQNALGILVCGTGHGMDIAANRYQGIRAIVARNVDDAVLAREHNHANILVLGGWVTKPALAQKIIERFLATKPSTAARHKRRVASLDHLV is encoded by the coding sequence ATGTCCAAAAAAACCCCTATCTATCTTGCCGCAGATCATGCAGGCTTTGCACTCAAAGAGAAAATCAAGACGTTTTTAGAAAAAAATCGAGAAATTATCGATCTTTCTCCTGCATTAAAAAAAGAGGATGACTATCCCCTTCATGCACAAAAAGTCGCTCTCGCTCTCTTAGACAATCAAAATGCACTTGGCATACTTGTCTGTGGCACAGGTCATGGCATGGATATTGCCGCGAACCGCTACCAAGGAATCCGTGCTATTGTCGCTCGAAACGTAGATGATGCCGTGCTTGCGCGTGAACATAATCATGCCAATATCCTTGTCTTGGGTGGCTGGGTCACGAAACCCGCTCTCGCACAAAAAATAATAGAACGTTTTCTTGCCACTAAACCATCGACGGCCGCTCGACACAAAAGACGTGTTGCCTCATTAGACCATCTTGTTTGA
- a CDS encoding C39 family peptidase — protein sequence MTTCPADCMSDGYCGDGYCDPSRERVATCATDCAPSGYCGDGYCDPATETASCSDCASVMGYCGDGICQFNENCSSDCQVSDCWAQNQAPNSDLELFTGANYMQQSCTQWCWSACMTMLAGYFNSFASQCTLMSYKAGFPDLNTCCNYAACSYQPCNTPAQTSEITYLIQQTFNLNVQFISSAISEQALINEIANRRPVEIGYQSSFAGHVVLVTGMQYHGPGQYTYTVMDPYYGIQQYVSYQQLLYGYMGGGQSWVWGMTWYRIAPTQGNCPL from the coding sequence ATGACCACTTGCCCCGCAGACTGTATGAGTGACGGGTATTGCGGTGATGGGTATTGCGACCCTTCACGTGAACGTGTTGCGACCTGCGCTACTGACTGCGCTCCATCAGGATACTGCGGTGATGGGTATTGTGATCCCGCAACAGAAACGGCTTCATGTAGCGACTGTGCCTCAGTAATGGGGTATTGCGGTGACGGTATCTGTCAGTTCAATGAAAATTGCTCCAGTGACTGCCAAGTCTCTGATTGTTGGGCGCAAAATCAAGCGCCGAATTCAGACTTGGAGCTTTTTACAGGCGCGAACTACATGCAACAATCCTGTACGCAGTGGTGTTGGTCTGCGTGCATGACGATGTTGGCCGGCTATTTCAATAGCTTTGCGAGTCAGTGTACGTTAATGTCCTACAAGGCAGGTTTTCCTGATCTGAATACGTGTTGTAATTACGCAGCTTGTTCATATCAGCCCTGTAATACTCCAGCTCAAACGTCGGAGATCACCTACCTTATACAACAGACGTTTAATTTGAATGTTCAGTTTATATCGAGCGCAATTAGTGAGCAGGCTCTTATAAATGAGATAGCAAATAGGAGGCCGGTTGAGATTGGGTACCAGAGTTCGTTTGCTGGGCATGTCGTACTTGTTACGGGCATGCAATATCATGGACCAGGTCAATACACCTACACCGTCATGGATCCATACTATGGTATCCAGCAGTACGTGAGTTACCAGCAGCTACTCTATGGCTACATGGGCGGAGGTCAAAGCTGGGTCTGGGGAATGACTTGGTACCGTATTGCGCCTACGCAAGGCAATTGTCCTTTATAG
- a CDS encoding transketolase family protein, with the protein MASLFLNPDLYKKEIEQIPTRNGYGDALLALGKTNKDVFVLTGDLAESTRVNQFQNAYPERFVECGIAEQNMMGIAAGMALSGATPFVSSYAVFVPGRCWDQLRVSVAYANANVKVAGAHSGISVGPDGATHQALEDIAITRVLPGMTVVVPCDYEETYKTTVALADVKGPAYFRFAREKTAVITTKKTPFVIGKANVLVPGKDVTIVACGPLVYESLMAAKQLEAKGISCEVINSHTIKPLDAATIVKSVKKTGCCVTVEEHQTTGGLFGAVAEALTRTYPVPIEPIGMPDSFGESGEPQQLLKKYGMTDKDIVKAVTKVLKRK; encoded by the coding sequence ATGGCATCATTATTTCTCAATCCCGATCTCTATAAAAAAGAGATTGAACAAATCCCAACCCGTAATGGTTATGGGGATGCATTACTTGCGCTAGGCAAAACAAACAAAGACGTATTTGTTTTAACGGGTGATCTCGCAGAGTCTACTCGCGTGAACCAATTTCAAAATGCTTATCCTGAACGTTTTGTAGAATGCGGTATCGCTGAACAAAATATGATGGGCATCGCTGCTGGTATGGCTCTCTCGGGCGCAACACCGTTTGTAAGTTCATATGCGGTATTTGTCCCTGGGCGCTGCTGGGATCAGCTACGCGTGTCTGTAGCCTATGCCAATGCCAATGTAAAAGTTGCTGGTGCACACTCGGGTATCTCGGTAGGACCAGATGGCGCAACGCATCAAGCGCTAGAAGATATCGCCATCACACGTGTACTCCCAGGTATGACGGTCGTTGTGCCATGCGACTACGAAGAAACCTATAAAACCACCGTCGCATTAGCAGATGTAAAAGGTCCGGCGTACTTTCGTTTTGCTCGCGAAAAAACAGCCGTTATCACCACCAAGAAAACACCTTTTGTTATTGGCAAAGCAAATGTCTTAGTACCAGGAAAAGACGTTACTATCGTCGCCTGCGGACCACTTGTGTATGAATCGCTTATGGCTGCAAAACAATTAGAAGCAAAAGGCATTTCTTGTGAGGTTATCAATTCACACACCATTAAACCGCTTGATGCGGCAACCATCGTAAAAAGCGTTAAGAAAACTGGATGCTGTGTGACTGTAGAAGAACATCAAACAACCGGCGGACTCTTTGGTGCAGTTGCTGAGGCGCTTACGCGCACTTATCCTGTTCCTATTGAACCAATCGGCATGCCAGACTCTTTTGGTGAATCCGGCGAACCGCAACAGCTCTTAAAAAAATACGGGATGACCGATAAAGATATCGTAAAAGCTGTAACAAAGGTCTTAAAAAGAAAATAA
- a CDS encoding DUF4105 domain-containing protein: MIRDTLRLYLSRLFVLLGVFFAVFLLWQTTKQVPTTGDWQSPFTRLSTAEFNDDLVTVKNVRNFRYNGSETEDSIIPNYYDKTYDLTKLTKVWYVSEPFKNNNLAAHTFLSFEFSNGDFLSITIEARKLKGQKYSLAKGAIRTYPLIYIAADERDAFLVRTNTRKGELYLYPVRTEKGRELFVSLLEEMNSLAIKPQWYNTITDNCTSRIAEHVNRVTNGRIPNQPWQGFVTGYADVFALEHGLLDTDLTIEKAREKYSITKHSQEIGDVEDYSQKIRQFEE; the protein is encoded by the coding sequence ATGATTCGAGATACATTGCGATTATATCTCTCTCGCCTCTTTGTCCTTCTTGGAGTGTTCTTTGCGGTATTTCTTCTTTGGCAGACAACAAAGCAAGTGCCTACAACAGGAGACTGGCAATCGCCGTTTACGCGACTTTCAACCGCAGAGTTTAATGATGATCTTGTTACAGTAAAAAATGTTCGTAACTTTCGTTATAATGGCTCAGAGACAGAAGACAGCATCATCCCAAACTACTACGACAAAACGTATGACCTTACGAAGCTTACCAAGGTTTGGTATGTCAGCGAGCCCTTTAAAAACAATAATCTTGCAGCGCACACCTTTTTATCTTTCGAGTTTTCTAATGGTGATTTTTTAAGTATTACCATCGAAGCACGCAAATTAAAGGGTCAAAAATATAGCTTAGCAAAAGGAGCGATCCGTACATATCCTTTGATCTACATAGCTGCTGACGAAAGAGACGCGTTTCTTGTACGTACAAATACCAGAAAGGGTGAGCTTTATCTCTATCCTGTACGCACCGAGAAAGGACGTGAGCTTTTCGTAAGTTTATTGGAAGAAATGAATAGTCTTGCCATAAAACCTCAGTGGTACAATACCATCACAGATAATTGCACATCCCGAATTGCAGAACATGTGAACCGAGTCACAAATGGGCGTATCCCCAATCAACCTTGGCAAGGGTTTGTCACCGGTTATGCGGATGTTTTCGCTCTAGAACACGGTTTGCTCGATACCGATCTCACCATCGAAAAGGCTCGTGAAAAATACTCCATTACCAAACACTCGCAAGAGATTGGTGACGTTGAAGATTATTCTCAAAAAATAAGACAATTTGAAGAATAA
- a CDS encoding protein phosphatase 2C domain-containing protein produces MSEFPSNNKNSSPTEKEKRFELKTGLKTLTSFLHEQKGEPNEDAAYLNKAAGIIAVFDGVGGAPAGHLASREARSVLDPALSNDLIQPFFENIETPLTEAKVKQAGRTLLKRMTSKLTDLSSNPDPDLQKAISDYAAKRFSKSLQRELDPSNPQDQSYFELAASAISTTVSMAKLWTSEDHKHYITTFQIGDSSVYRLRSGKLEKITKDDSYITSLVDAKLIPSEAEYSTLTADNKEAPDYIQLTIKTDAIKNMKPADPNLLHIINLLLDSPEEITVESIRRYVTLSMNNKLRGALAARITTTEAEDGDVFLAMTDGITDNLTHQEMTDIIERAKGSPEHIATLLTTFANQRSMSTHPRAKLDDMTVSVMAIV; encoded by the coding sequence ATGAGCGAATTTCCATCAAATAATAAAAACAGCTCCCCCACAGAAAAAGAAAAACGTTTTGAGCTCAAAACAGGGCTAAAAACCCTTACTTCTTTTCTACATGAGCAAAAAGGCGAGCCAAATGAGGACGCTGCTTATTTAAATAAAGCCGCTGGAATTATCGCTGTCTTTGACGGTGTTGGAGGTGCCCCTGCCGGACACCTTGCTTCGCGCGAAGCGAGATCGGTCTTAGATCCGGCATTATCAAATGATCTTATACAGCCGTTTTTTGAGAATATTGAGACGCCTTTAACAGAAGCAAAGGTAAAGCAAGCAGGTCGAACATTACTTAAGCGCATGACAAGCAAGCTCACCGATCTATCTTCAAATCCTGATCCCGACTTACAAAAAGCTATTTCTGATTATGCAGCCAAGCGCTTTTCAAAATCACTACAACGGGAGTTAGATCCTTCAAATCCACAAGACCAAAGTTATTTTGAATTAGCTGCATCTGCCATTAGCACAACGGTCTCTATGGCCAAACTTTGGACGAGTGAAGATCATAAGCACTACATCACCACTTTTCAGATTGGTGATAGCTCAGTATATCGCCTACGAAGCGGTAAGCTCGAAAAAATAACCAAAGACGATTCTTATATCACCTCGCTCGTTGATGCAAAGCTTATTCCAAGCGAAGCAGAATACTCTACACTGACAGCAGACAATAAAGAAGCGCCTGATTATATTCAGCTTACAATAAAAACAGACGCTATTAAAAACATGAAGCCTGCCGACCCTAACCTTTTGCATATCATAAATCTTCTCTTAGACTCACCAGAAGAGATAACCGTAGAAAGCATTCGTCGTTATGTAACACTAAGTATGAATAACAAATTGCGTGGCGCATTAGCAGCACGTATTACAACAACAGAAGCGGAAGATGGCGATGTCTTTTTAGCGATGACCGACGGTATTACAGATAATCTAACACATCAAGAAATGACGGATATTATCGAACGTGCAAAAGGGAGCCCGGAACATATAGCTACCCTTTTAACAACGTTTGCAAACCAACGCTCAATGTCAACTCACCCTCGTGCAAAGTTGGATGATATGACGGTGAGTGTCATGGCTATCGTATAA